A genomic region of Trifolium pratense cultivar HEN17-A07 linkage group LG3, ARS_RC_1.1, whole genome shotgun sequence contains the following coding sequences:
- the LOC123916556 gene encoding serine/threonine-protein kinase-like protein ACR4: MGFSARHFSIYGLNILFELVVLISYFCCQVYSLGSMSSIAVSYGEKGSVFCGLKSDGSHTVTCYGSNSAIIYETPTHFSFLGLTAGDGFVCGLLMDSNQPYCWGNSGYIEMGVPQPMIKKAQYLEISAGDYHVCGLRKPWKKNVSLVDCWGYNMTKSYMFDGMIQSISAGSVFHCGLFSNNRSVFCWGDETSSKVISLTPLKMKFKMISAGGYHVCGILEGVNSRTFCWGRSLDIEEQISVTHAGQGNVDLAPNDPMISIVGGRFHACGIKSSDNGVICWGFMIKSSTSAPSEVKVYGIAAGDYFTCGVLAGKKSLVPFCWGVDFPTSLPLAVLPGICKPFPCPHGFYEFDQKGLCKFPNSGVCMPCSGDCPIEMYQKSVCNLASDRVCEYNCSACSSHECFLHCSYSYSNVGNEKKNEKFWALQLPVVIAEIGFVLFIVSIASLTSVLYVRHRLRDCECSARLKKAKKLNRSSSLQNENQRKIRPEMEELQLRKAQRFTYEELETATSGFKEESIVGKGSFSCVFKGVLKDGTVVAVKRAIVSLSPPNNMHKNNKEFHTELDLLSRLNHAHLLNLLGYCQEGGERLLVYEFMAHGSLYQHLHGPNQVLKQELNWIRRVTIAVQAARGIEYLHGYACPPVIHRDIKSSNILIDEEHNARVSDFGLSLLGPLDSNSPLAELPAGTLGYLDPEYYRLHYLTTKSDVYSFGVLLLEILSGRKAIDMMQYEEGNNIVEWAVPLIKSGDISAILDPILKPPREMEALKKIANVACKCVRMRGKERPSMDKVTTSLERSLAVLMGSPCIDQPILPTEVVLGSNRMHRKSSQMSSNRSVSEIEDQRFELRAPSWITFPSVASSLRRKSSMSEADVDGKIAEMKINIGNVGGSSDMLRSLEEEIVPASPQERLFLEHNF; encoded by the coding sequence ATGGGGTTCTCAGCAAGACATTTTTCAATCTATGGTTTGAATATTCTATTTGAACTTGTGGttttaatatcatatttttgttgTCAAGTTTATAGTCTTGGTTCAATGTCATCCATTGCAGTTTCATATGGTGAAAAAGGTTCAGTTTTTTGTGGTTTGAAATCAGATGGATCTCATACTGTAACATGTTATGGATCTAACTCAGCCATAATCTATGAAACACCAACACATTTCTCATTTCTTGGTTTAACAGCTGGTGATGGATTTGTCTGTGGTCTTCTAATGGATTCAAATCAACCTTACTGTTGGGGTAACAGTGGCTACATTGAAATGGGTGTGCCTCAACCTATGATTAAAAAAGCTCAGTACTTAGAAATTAGTGCTGGTGATTATCATGTATGTGGATTAAGAAAACcttggaaaaaaaatgtttctttaGTTGATTGTTGGGGCTATAACATGACAAAAAGTTACATGTTTGATGGAATGATTCAATCGATCTCAGCTGGTTCTGTGTTTCACTGTGGATTGTTTTCTAACAATAGAAGTGTTTTCTGTTGGGGTGATGAGACTAGTAGCAAGGTTATTAGTTTGACGCCTTTGAAAATGAAGTTCAAAATGATTTCTGCTGGTGGATATCATGTTTGTGGAATCTTAGAAGGGGTAAATTCTAGAACTTTTTGTTGGGGGAGAAGTTTGGACATTGAGGAACAAATTTCAGTAACACATGCAGGTCAAGGAAATGTAGATTTAGCTCCAAATGATCCTATGATTTCTATAGTAGGAGGAAGGTTTCATGCTTGTGGCATAAAAAGCTCTGATAACGGAGTTATTTGTTGGGGGTTTATGATCAAATCAAGCACTTCAGCTCCTAGTGAGGTTAAGGTTTATGGGATTGCAGCTGGTGATTATTTTACTTGTGGGGTACTTGCTGGGAAAAAATCCCTTGTGCCTTTTTGTTGGGGTGTTGATTTCCCTACTTCTCTTCCTTTAGCCGTCTTGCCGGGAATATGCAAGCCTTTTCCATGTCCTCATGGTTTCTATGAATTTGATCAAAAGGGTCTTTGCAAGTTTCCAAATTCTGGTGTTTGCATGCCATGCAGTGGTGATTGTCCTATTGAAATGTATCAGAAAAGTGTATGCAATTTGGCTTCTGATAGAGTGTGTGAATATAACTGCTCTGCTTGTTCTTCACATGAATGTTTCTTACACTGCTCCTATTCATATTCTAATGTTGGCAATGAGAAGAAAAATGAGAAGTTTTGGGCTTTGCAGTTACCAGTGGTTATTGCAGAGATTGGTTTTGTACTTTTTATAGTTAGTATTGCATCATTAACCTCGGTTTTGTATGTTCGCCACAGGCTAAGAGATTGTGAGTGTTCAGCAAGATTAAAAAAGGCAAAGAAACTTAACCGAAGTTCTTCCCTTCAAAATGAGAATCAGCGCAAGATCCGTCCAGAAATGGAGGAGTTGCAGCTTAGGAAGGCTCAAAGATTCACCTATGAAGAACTTGAAACTGCAACAAGTGGATTCAAAGAAGAATCAATAGTAGGAAAAGGAAGTTTTTCTTGTGTATTCAAAGGAGTTTTAAAAGATGGAACAGTAGTAGCTGTTAAAAGGGCTATAGTATCTCTTTCTCCTCCCAACAACATGCACAAGAATAACAAAGAATTTCACACTGAACTTGACTTACTCTCAAGATTAAATCATGCTCATTTGCTCAATTTGCTAGGCTATTGCCAAGAAGGTGGCGAAAGACTTCTTGTTTATGAGTTCATGGCTCATGGATCTTTGTATCAACACCTTCATGGACCAAATCAAGTGTTGAAACAGGAATTAAACTGGATAAGAAGGGTAACAATAGCAGTTCAAGCTGCTCGTGGGATCGAATATTTACACGGCTACGCTTGTCCACCGGTGATTCATAGAGACATTAAGTCATCAAACATACTCATTGATGAAGAACACAATGCAAGAGTTTCGGATTTTGGTTTATCATTGTTAGGTCCTTTAGATAGTAATTCTCCACTTGCCGAGCTACCGGCCGGAACTCTCGGTTACCTTGATCCTGAATACTATAGACTCCATTACCTCACAACAAAATCCGATGTCTATAGTTTTGGTGTTCTACTCTTGGAAATTCTAAGTGGTAGAAAAGCCATTGACATGATGCAATATGAAGAAGGAAATAACATAGTTGAATGGGCAGTGCCTTTGATCAAATCAGGTGATATATCTGCAATATTGGATCCAATTCTTAAACCACCTCGTGAAATGGAAGCGTTGAAAAAGATAGCTAATGTAGCTTGTAAATGTGTGAGAATGAGAGGAAAAGAGAGACCTTCAATGGACAAAGTAACAACTTCATTAGAAAGATCTCTTGCTGTGTTAATGGGTAGTCCATGCATTGATCAACCAATTTTACCTACTGAGGTTGTTTTAGGAAGTAATAGAATGCATAGAAAATCATCTCAAATGTCTTCAAATAGATCAGTTTCTGAAATTGAGGATCAAAGATTTGAGCTTAGAGCACCTTCATGGATAACATTTCCTAGTGTTGCATCTTCTCTAAGAAGAAAATCATCAATGTCAGAAGCAGATGTTGATGGAAAAATTGCAGAAATGAAGATTAATATTGGCAATGTTGGAGGGAGTAGTGATATGTTGAGAAGTTTAGAGGAAGAGATTGTACCTGCTTCACCACAAGAGAGGTTGTTTTTGGAACATAACTTTTAA
- the LOC123918829 gene encoding uncharacterized protein LOC123918829: MRDKTVHKKKARAVETNEPLADDDFVNSIKAVTEFPRSSFEFYVWSDEGLNLQIDLTSSPSDWTKMFKKEVRVSENMNGNKSWSLRQDLSGLREKSKLLWNTSYFEVVDRDGQGKSSSSGLKLTKDSDAELGQLNNGKRPVKVAENECSKDCRLPNGSCNVKPGVVLAGASLSSSVELQNSEVASCHKYASVSPRDNEGSLDLSDRKNMSELKQGVPLNSSEITFVTDGNNFPSQTEEWGTAKIVSGRKRSRCSQLDDPLKKSILDSDDQISKTELCKKRKNSHSENQRSISPARRILRSVTKTTVMILPRRSPRLISK, translated from the exons ATGAGAGATAAAACAGTGCACAAAAAGAAAGCTAGAGCTGTTGAAACAAATGAACCTTTGGCGGATGATGATTTTGTGAATTCGATAAAAGCAGTTACCGAATTTCCTCGATCCTCTTTTGAGTTCTACGTTTGGTCAGATGAGGGACTTAATCTTCAAATTGATTTAACTTCGTCCCCGTCAGATTGGACTAAGATGTTTAAAAAGGAGGTTCGTGTAAGTGAGAATATGAATGGAAACAAATCTTGGAGTCTTCGGCAAGATCTAAGTGGCTTACGAGAGAAATCTAAGTTATTGTGGAATACAAGTTATTTCGAAGTTGTTGATCGTGATGGACAGGGAAAATCTTCTTCCTCGGGGTTGAAATTGACTAAAGATAGTGATGCAGAGTTAGGTCAACTAAATAATGGTAAAAGACCTGTAAAAGTGGCCGAGAATGAATGCTCCAAGGATTGTCGTCTTCCAAATGGTTCTTGCAATGTGAAGCCTGGTGTGGTGTTAGCTGGAGCTTCATTAAGTAGTTCTGTGGAATTACAAAATTCGGAAGTTGCAAGTTGTCATAAATATGCATCTGTTTCACCTCGTGACAATGAGGGATCTCTGGATTTAAGTGATAGAAAGAACATGTCTGAATTGAAACAAGGCGTCCCACTCAACTCAAGTGAGATTACTTTTGTTACTGATGGGAACAATTTCCCTTCACAGACTGAAGAATGG GGGACAGCCAAGATTGTTTCTGGAAGGAAGCGTTCACG ATGCTCCCAATTAGATGACCCACTTAAGAAGTCTATCCTAGATTCTGATGATCAGATTTCCAAAACAGAACTTTGCAAAAAGCGGAAAAATAGTCACTCTGAGAATCAACGTTCAATTTCACCTGCTAGAAGAATTTTAAGAAGCGTGACGAAAACTACTGTTATGATCCTGCCTAGAAGATCCCCAAGGCTAATATCCAAG TGA
- the LOC123914481 gene encoding calmodulin-like protein 3: MDPNELKRVFQMFDRNGDGRITKKELTDSLENLGIFIPDKELSQMIEKIDVNGDGCVDLDEFGELYQSIMEEKDEEEDMREAFNVFDQNGDGFITVEELRVVLSSLGLKQGRTVEECKKMIMKVDVDGDGMVNYKEFKQMMKGGGFSALG; the protein is encoded by the coding sequence ATGGATCCGAACGAGCTAAAACGCGTATTCCAAATGTTCGATAGGAACGGAGATGGTAGAATAACAAAGAAGGAACTAACAGATTCATTGGAGAATTTAGGTATCTTCATACCCGACAAAGAGTTATCACAAATGATCGAGAAGATTGATGTCAATGGAGATGGCTGCGTGGATTTAGACGAGTTTGGTGAATTGTATCAATCCATCATGGAAGAAAAAGACGAAGAGGAAGACATGAGGGAAGCTTTCAATGTCTTTGATCAAAATGGCGACGGTTTTATAACCGTTGAGGAACTAAGAGTTGTTTTGTCATCTCTTGGTCTTAAACAAGGTCGAACCGTTGAGGAATGTAAGAAGATGATTATGAAGGTTGATGTTGATGGTGATGGTATGGTTAATTATAAAGAGTTTAAGCAAATGATGAAAGGAGGTGGATTCAGTGCTCTTGGTTAA